Below is a window of Callithrix jacchus isolate 240 chromosome 15, calJac240_pri, whole genome shotgun sequence DNA.
ctgagtagctagtattgtaggcatgtgccaccatgcttggctaatttttgtatttttagtagagacagggtttcatcatgttggtcaggctggtctcaaactcctgaactcgtgatccacccacctcagcctccccaaagtgctgggattgcagttatgagccactgtgcccagccaaggtcaGTTTTAACATCCTCTTTTGCAGATaaggaagctcagagaggtgacaAAACTTGTTTGCTGTTTTGTGGGCCACCTGTGTTTCTATGAACCCAAATTTGGGGTTTTTCCCATTCCCAGGACTATTCGCTCTACCTGTAGCTCCTGGGGACTCTGTGCGGCTTGGCTTTGCCCATTGCTCAATCCAGCCATCCCAGGGTCAGGGATCAGGTGGAAGCTGGCAGTTTCAATCTATCCTGTGGATAAAGAGTTTGAAAGCAACAAAAACCACCACCATTAATACCAACATAGGAGCTGAGCTTTAATGGCCCAATTTGCCTTCATCTCCAGGCAGAGCTGGGTAAAGCTAGAGCTTCTGGCTTTGCTTATATGGAGAAGGGGGAGCAGCTACTGAGGGAGGTCAATTCTGACACCTCAGAGATGTGGCCAGCTTTTTGGAGCAGACTCTCCAGAATGGAGAATGGACTAGCAACTGCTGCAGATGGGCTTGTCTGGCAAGGGAAACTGGAAACTGGGGCTCATGAACATCCCCAGGGAAGGTGGGCCAGGTGGAATATCCCACTCTTTGTTTCTAAGCTCTTCGAGATAAGGATGACGTCAGGAACTCAGCTCTTCATTAAATGTGGACGGGTGAGCATGGCTTCTAAAGACTCCATGCTCTTGATGCTGGGACTCAGGTGCTGGGGCAAAAGGGCAGGTAGCTTCCAGAGGCTGAGAGAAAGGCCTGTCTCTCCATAGGCCACACTGAGAAGGGGAGGCATGGGGTCTGGGGTTCTACCCTAGGGGTGAGACCCCAGGCCCAATCTCACCCTCACTGGGACCTTGGCCTTCACTGCCCCTCTCCCCCAATGTTTTTCAGGTCTGATGACTACATTCTACATTCCTGTGACTGACCCTGCCTGCAGCTCAACTTCCAGCCCTGGTCTGGCCTCGAGGCCTAACTCATTTTAAATCCTGCCCCAAGGCTGGTTGAAACCCCATCCTCTGATGCCCAATCTCAGAATGTTCACTATCAGGAGGTAATGATCATAATTACCtgttaataataattaacaagtTACATTAATTGATGTTATTCACAACGTTAACTAGCATCTGTACGGCTTCTTGCTATTTACAAAGTGCTTaaacacacacatggacacgCACACGCagcacacgcacatacacacacacacacacacacacacacacgcccctcaTTTGGTCTTCTCAGTAGCTGCAAGTCGGCAGGACCAGAGATGTGGGATTTCCATTTCATAGGGGAAGAAagtgaggcccagggagggaagAACAACTGCTCCAAATCATGAGCCAAGTGTGAGCTGCTGCTGCTAAGAGGGTCTGAGAGGACAGATACGTTCTCCCTtcccattcattccttcattcattcctccattccttcctgCATCCATccagcatttattaagcacctatgtGTGCTCCATTGTGTGCCAGACACTTAGCCCTAAACTGGGACATTTTTCCAGAAAGCAAGATTTCCCTCGTGTTCCTGAAAGATGAGTTGGGAGGAGAAGGGGCACAGATCCCACTGGCCTTGGGGAACCTGGGACTCCAGATCAGTAGGTTTTCGTGGATGTCCCTTCTCAGGCCATCCCGGGTGAGTGAGAAGCCTCATTTTTCTCTCAtgaattatttctcaaaaaaaaaaaaaaaattaaggagccTATGTGACTTCGTTCATTCTGCACAGTCGCTGCTCCTGGTGGGATGGCTGTGGCTGGGGGAGAGTGTGGGGGATGGGAGACGCCTACGGTCAGCCACAGAGTCCTTGGCAGGTCTTAGGCCGGGGCCACCTGGCTGGTCTCCGTCTTGGACACGGTGGCGGAGGCCTCATCGTCACCCAGTGGGTTCTTGCCGCAGCAGATGGTGGTGAGCATGCAGTTCCGGAACTGAAAGGCAAGAGGCCTGAGTTAGGACCGGGGCTGCCCACAGTGCGCTTGGAACTGGCACGTTGGTGAGGTTTGCCCCAACCCTTTCCCGGCTTGTGCCCCTCACAGATCCACTCAAATCCGGCCTCCTGGAGGGAACTTGCTAAGCAGACACTCCCCACCCGTAGAGATGCCAGGGACCGAGCAATAGGGGGCTGCATCACCCTCAACATTTCATGGTGCCCTCTGCGTGCCAAGGGTGTGCTGCAAATTCTCTCCTGTAATCTGAGAGTTTGGTGTTTTGCCCTTTCtatggatgaggaaaccaaggcccagagaggggaactGACTTGCCCAGCGCCACAAGCTGGAAAATGGCAGAGCTGACTTCAGAGACTGTTTCCCCCCTTCTGGGTTCCTCGGGGAAACCACTTGCTCTTTGTTATGGGACTGCCTTATCCCTTTACCCTTCAGAATAAGATTTTTTAGCTCCTTATTCAGCTTTATGGAGACTGGCCCATCCCATTCTCGGCCTGGGACCTGCTGACGTTGACATCAGGCTTCCAGAACCATCTGGACTGGAGCTTCTGACACCTGAGTGAGGATCCGAGGCACCTGGAGGGCTTGCTGGTGATGCAGGTTCCTGGGCCCACCCTgagattcagcaggtctgggtggGGTCCAGGAACCTGCATTTCTCACACGCTCCCCATTGACACTGCTGACCCGTGAGCCCCACTGCCAGTAGCCCTGATggagccccctcccctgccctggcaCATAGCTTATCCTTAGCAGGCAGTGCCCGTGGCCTGGGGCACTGGGGCCCTCCCACCCGCAGTAGGCACCTGCTTGTTCATCATGATATAGATGACAGGGTTGTAGATGGCGGCGCTCTTGGCGAAGAACGCTGGGATGGTCATGAAGATGGGACCGAAGTTGGAGCCCTGGTGTGTGAAGATGTAGAATGCCACGCTGGCATAGGGCACCCAGCAGATCAGGAAAGCGATGACCATGATGATGACCATCCGGGTGACCTCCTTCTCCGCCTTCTGTGTGGTGGCCGACTCCTGCTGCTGGGCGGCGGCCTGCAGGGACACGGGACCCGGGTCCAGACCATGGCTCCTCCGAGGAGCAGGAGCTGTAGATGTGCGTTGGGGGCTGGACGCTCAGAGGCCACCCACCCCCAGCCCGTACCTCCTTGACGGTGAAGACAAGCTGCCCATAGCAGAAGAAGATGACAATCATGGGGATGGTGAAGTGGACCACGAACATGTAGATGACAAAGGACTCGTTGTTGACCTCCGGCTTGAGCGTGTAGTAGTCGATTCCACATGAGCACTGCAGGCCCTCAGGGATGTACCTGAGACAGGCAGGTAGGGAGACCTTGCCTGTGAGGGACTTGGGAATGGCCCCGGCCAAGGTGCCTGCCAAGCACTGGCCCTCTCTGGGGCTTCCTGTTCCCTCCCTGGAAAGGGGATCATAAAGGTCTGCGTGGCTGGGTGACAGGATGGACTGCATCCGGTGGGGATGCAGATGCACCATGTGGAATCAGTGTCGCTTCATTGTTTGGTGGCTGCGGTACCAGATGACATGACCTAGCCTCTCCCTGCGTGCCCTGCCTCAGCATCCGCTGCCTGCTGAGCCTCAGGCTATGCCAGGCAGAGGTTGGTGAGGACGAGGGGAGAGCCCTCAGGCTCTGTATTTGCGGCAGTTTGTACAAACTAGCACCAGGGTGAGAGTATTTTCCAGGCcaaagacagacacacagggTATCTAAGGGATCTCTGTGCAGCTTCTGGAAACAAGAGGCTCCCAGGGCACATGGCTAGGACGTGGCAATGGTTCCTGATGTTGGTGGCAGTGAAATGGCCTCAGGAAACCCAGAGCGTCCAATGGCTGTGATTCCAGAGGATGGAACTAGGCCAGACTGGAGAAGATGGGGAAAAAGTCCAGGGGGTGGGCTGAGATTCAGCAAGGGGTAAGAAATGGACCCTAGCCAGtctgaggagaaaagggaagtgaGAGTGGGAATTTTCTGGAGGCAGAGGGACACGAGGCCTCTGGGGACCAGTCACCAGTCCTGATGTCCAAACCACCGTCCCCGCTGTGTCTCATCTCAGCCCCATTTGGAATTGCCTAGAGGCCAAATGGGACCCAGTTCCCAGGGGCCACAATATGGCCACCTGCACTAGGAAGGCGTGGCCTCCCCCACTGCTGAGGCCCAAGGTTAGAGGGGGCTGCTCCCGGGGCACTAGACCAAAGAGGATTGGAATTTGCGCCTGGCTTAGCTGAGGATTAGGGGCACAGCCAAGGTGAAGGCTTGGGATGTCTTGGATTCTCTTTGACTTGGAGCTCAGGAGGTGGGACCAGCCCTTCAGCAGCTTTAGAGTCTGTTCCTCCTTCTGTCCCACACCCTACCCTGGGTGGGCATTTGGGCCAGAAGACATTACAAGGTCAGTGTCTGGAACCAGACAGCACTGTGTTTGAGTCCTGACTGGAGGACCCTACAGAGAGCCCCTGgagccccttcccttctgccCAATGCCATTACCTGGACCAGCCGGCGAGGGGCGGTGCGGCGCAGGCCAGGGCCATGACCCAGGTGAAGGCAACGCCCATGATGGCATGGTTCTCCCCAAAGCGGAAGTTGCTCATGGGCTTACACACCACCACATAGTGCTCGATGGCCAGGACCACCAAGGACCACAGGGCAATTTCACCTGCAAGGCAGCCAGCAGGCGGTCAGCACTGACCCCACTGCCTGTCTAAGGAGGGCGCACTACCCCTAGACAGGGAGAGGGTAGGTAGGAAAGCAACCTGGAGTGAGAGAGGGCCCTGAGAGCCCTTGAGGAAGGAGAGAGCTTGatactgggaggaggaggaaggggcagaGGGACCCCACGCTGAGGGGAGCTGGGCAAAGAAACTCAGTGAATGGGGGAAGTTATTTGTTTAGCGCTCTGGATGCATGAGGGACACGAATCAGATCAGGAGGTCATGACTGGACTGGGAACCTGGtagggtggggtgtgtgtgtgtgtgtgtgtgtgtgtgtgtgtgtgtgtttgaacaGAAGAATGCATCCAAGTGTGAGGCAGAGTTCCTTGTTGGGAAGGAATGCAGAGGTGGCTGAAACCCAGAGGCTTGGTGTTTGGAACATGGCCCAAGGAGCAACACAGATGCGAGCTTCAAACTCAACTCCATCCCTGTGTGACCCCCAGCAGGGCGCTCGACTTCTTTGAGTCTCAGCTCAGTTTCCTTGCTGTGAAATGAGATGAGCGCCTTGCTCCAAATAAGATCAAGGCAGTGTTCAGTGCCAGCCCTGCACAAATTGCCCAGATATCACCACAAAACGGTGTTTGTTGACTGAATATATGAGGGCTTCAGATAATGCTgacaggagaggagaagggagaagtCCTCTCAGCCACCACTGCCAAGCCTGGGACTGTCCCAGACCCAGAGCCCTCCCCGTGTCTTTCCTCTGGGCTGTTGGGAAGCTCTagatttctcttttctgaattGCTTAACATGGGTCAGTCAGGAAGCTGGAGTTTCAGCCCTAGGGGTGTCTCGGGAAGTGGGTGCAGCCCCCTGTTCTACTACTGGGAAAGGTAAGGCCCAGAGACAggggaggagctgggcctggagctcAGCCTACCAGCCTCCTCTGATGCCCGGGAGCACTCGTGAAGGAAACTGGGCCCACCACCGGGCGGGTTATCCATCTGCCTATGCCCACCTTCCTCATCTTTAAATGGGGCCAATGCGACCTGCCCATAGATTGGAAGGCAGTGGTGGGTGGGAGGCACGAGGTGGTGGTAGTGGCCATTAGGACTGAATGAACAGAGTTTTCTCCCCAGGGAGTCAGGACCGCACGGGGCAGGCTGGGGCACAGTGAGTCCTGCCTCTTCTCTGAAATGCCCCTATGTCACCCTCTCCTCTGGTTTCCTCTGCAGAGCCCTCAGGACTGCCCCCGGACCCTGCCCTCACCCCTGGCGCCCGTGCCCACGGGTGGCTCCCAGAACATCCTGGTACCTCTGGCCAACGCTGCCTTTTTCCAAGTAAGTAGAGGCCAGGCCAGCCCCGGGTGGGGCCAGGAGGGGGCTGGGAGCACGCAGGTCACCAACCGCCCCCTTGTCCCGGTGTGACCC
It encodes the following:
- the LOC118147691 gene encoding rhodopsin-like, translating into MELSEIALWSLVVLAIEHYVVVCKPMSNFRFGENHAIMGVAFTWVMALACAAPPLAGWSRYIPEGLQCSCGIDYYTLKPEVNNESFVIYMFVVHFTIPMIVIFFCYGQLVFTVKEAAAQQQESATTQKAEKEVTRMVIIMVIAFLICWVPYASVAFYIFTHQGSNFGPIFMTIPAFFAKSAAIYNPVIYIMMNKQFRNCMLTTICCGKNPLGDDEASATVSKTETSQVAPA